One window of the Pseudomonas lurida genome contains the following:
- a CDS encoding DUF1161 domain-containing protein, which yields MKRFALAIICGVLATSAVAAPKDCEELRKEIEVKIQANAVPSYTLEIVSKEEADKHDVAMVVGSCENGTKAIVYQKNND from the coding sequence ATGAAACGTTTTGCCTTGGCTATCATCTGCGGTGTATTGGCCACATCGGCTGTGGCCGCACCAAAAGACTGCGAAGAGCTCAGGAAAGAGATCGAGGTCAAGATCCAGGCGAATGCGGTTCCGTCCTACACCCTGGAGATCGTCAGCAAGGAAGAAGCCGACAAGCACGACGTAGCCATGGTCGTCGGCAGCTGCGAGAACGGCACCAAAGCCATCGTCTACCAGAAAAACAACGACTGA